From the genome of Streptomyces sp. V1I1, one region includes:
- a CDS encoding NADP-dependent isocitrate dehydrogenase, translated as MTDSTIIYTHTDEAPALATHSFLPVVQAYASTAGVSVETRDISLAGRIIASFPEHLEESQRIDDALSELGELAKTPGANIIKLPNISASIPQLKAAIAELQQQGYALPDYPDDPKSDEERDVRARYDKIKGSAVNPVLREGNSDRRAPASVKNYAKAHPHKMGAWTSGSKTNVAHMDADDFRSTEKSAVVAEAGSLRIELVGDDGSTTVLRESVPVLAGEVVDASVMRVAALRAFLDKQVARAKAEGVLFSVHLKATMMKVSDPIVFGHVVRTFFPKTFAEHGEALAAAGLSPNDGLGAILKGLESLPQGAEIKASFEAEIADGPALAMVDSDRGITNLHVPSDVIVDASMPAMIRTSGHMWGPDGQEADTLAVLPDSSYAGIYQVVIDDCRANGAFDPSTMGSVPNVGLMAQKAEEYGSHDKTFEIAAPGTVRVVDEGGNVVLEQVVGAGDIFRMCQTKDLPIQDWVKLAVTRARATGDPAVFWLDKGRAHDATLIEKVKTYLAEHDTEGLQIEIMSPVEATAFSLERIRRGEDTISVTGNVLRDYLTDLFPILELGTSAKMLSVVPLMNGGGLFETGAGGSAPKHVQQLVKENYLRWDSLGEFLALAVSFEHLAQTTGNARAQVLADTLDRATGSFLNENKSPSRRVGGIDNRGSHFYLALYWAQELAKQTEDAQLAQAFAALAKALTEQEQTILDELLAVQGSSADIGGYYQPDASKASAVMRPSTTFNQAIATLG; from the coding sequence GTGACTGACTCGACCATCATCTATACACACACTGACGAGGCGCCGGCCCTGGCGACGCATTCGTTCCTGCCTGTCGTCCAGGCGTACGCCTCGACCGCCGGGGTCAGTGTCGAGACGCGTGACATCTCTCTGGCGGGGCGGATCATCGCCAGCTTCCCTGAGCATCTTGAGGAGAGCCAGCGCATCGATGACGCCCTGTCTGAGCTCGGCGAGCTGGCCAAGACTCCCGGGGCGAACATCATCAAGCTGCCGAACATCTCGGCTTCGATTCCGCAGCTCAAGGCTGCGATCGCCGAGCTGCAGCAGCAGGGCTACGCGCTGCCGGACTACCCGGACGACCCGAAGTCCGACGAGGAACGGGACGTCCGGGCGCGCTACGACAAGATCAAGGGCAGTGCCGTCAACCCGGTGCTGCGCGAGGGCAACTCCGACCGCCGTGCGCCGGCGTCGGTGAAGAACTATGCCAAGGCGCACCCGCACAAGATGGGCGCGTGGACGTCCGGCTCGAAGACGAACGTCGCTCACATGGACGCCGACGACTTCCGCTCCACCGAGAAGTCCGCGGTCGTCGCCGAGGCCGGCTCGCTGCGCATCGAGCTCGTGGGGGACGACGGCAGCACCACCGTCCTGCGTGAGTCGGTTCCCGTGCTCGCGGGCGAGGTCGTGGACGCGTCCGTCATGCGCGTGGCGGCCCTGCGCGCGTTCCTTGACAAGCAGGTCGCACGCGCCAAGGCCGAGGGCGTGCTGTTCTCGGTGCACCTGAAGGCCACGATGATGAAGGTCTCCGACCCGATCGTCTTCGGCCACGTGGTGCGGACCTTCTTCCCGAAGACGTTCGCCGAGCACGGCGAGGCGCTCGCCGCCGCCGGGCTGAGCCCGAACGACGGACTCGGCGCCATCCTTAAGGGCCTGGAGTCGCTGCCCCAGGGCGCGGAGATCAAGGCGTCCTTCGAGGCCGAGATCGCCGACGGCCCCGCACTGGCGATGGTCGACTCCGACCGCGGCATCACCAATCTGCACGTACCGAGCGATGTCATCGTCGATGCCTCCATGCCGGCCATGATCCGCACCTCCGGTCACATGTGGGGCCCGGACGGCCAGGAGGCGGACACTCTCGCGGTCCTCCCCGACAGCAGCTACGCCGGGATCTACCAGGTCGTCATCGACGACTGCCGCGCGAACGGCGCCTTCGACCCGTCGACGATGGGCTCGGTGCCCAACGTCGGCCTGATGGCGCAGAAGGCCGAGGAGTACGGCAGCCACGACAAGACCTTCGAGATTGCTGCCCCGGGCACGGTGCGGGTCGTCGACGAGGGCGGCAACGTCGTGCTCGAGCAGGTGGTGGGCGCCGGCGACATCTTCCGCATGTGCCAGACCAAGGATCTGCCGATCCAGGACTGGGTCAAGCTCGCCGTCACCCGCGCCCGCGCGACCGGCGACCCGGCGGTGTTCTGGCTGGACAAGGGCCGCGCGCACGACGCGACCCTCATCGAGAAGGTCAAGACCTACCTCGCCGAGCACGACACCGAGGGCCTGCAGATCGAGATCATGTCGCCGGTCGAAGCGACCGCCTTCTCCCTGGAGCGCATCCGCCGGGGCGAGGACACGATCTCGGTCACCGGCAACGTGCTGCGCGACTACCTGACCGACCTGTTCCCGATCCTCGAGCTCGGCACGAGCGCGAAGATGCTCTCTGTCGTCCCGCTCATGAATGGTGGCGGGCTGTTCGAGACCGGCGCCGGCGGCTCCGCGCCCAAGCACGTCCAGCAGCTGGTCAAGGAGAACTACCTGCGCTGGGACAGCCTGGGCGAGTTCCTCGCGCTCGCGGTCAGCTTCGAGCACCTCGCGCAGACCACGGGCAACGCGCGCGCTCAGGTTCTCGCCGACACGCTCGACCGCGCGACCGGCAGCTTCCTCAACGAGAACAAGTCGCCCAGCCGCCGAGTAGGTGGCATCGACAACCGCGGCAGCCACTTCTACCTGGCGCTGTACTGGGCGCAGGAGCTGGCGAAGCAGACCGAGGATGCCCAGCTCGCCCAGGCGTTCGCCGCCCTCGCCAAGGCGCTGACCGAGCAGGAGCAGACGATCCTCGACGAGCTGCTCGCGGTGCAGGGCTCGTCGGCCGACATCGGCGGCTACTACCAGCCCGACGCGTCGAAGGCCTCGGCCGTCATGCGCCCGTCGACGACCTTCAACCAGGCCATCGCGACCCTCGGCTGA
- a CDS encoding SpoIIE family protein phosphatase, with protein MCAAESFRGGPDTVSVAPTASGGLLDVLSVAAVLLDAEGRIDLWSPQAEDLFGYSAEEALGEFAGHLLIHEEHQEAVLNLFAHVMEGGGSWAGVFPVRHKDGSTRLVEFRNMRLQDDQGDYFALGLAADQSTLRQVERDLALSARLVSQSPIGLGVLDTDLRYVSVNPAEERMNGVPAAEHLGRHVHEVLPFLDESFEATMRKVLATGTPVSDQYTVGRTPADPDNEHAWSISFHRLEAPNGKVLGVVTSSVDVTERHRAVQQQRRTVLTLQRSLLPHPPPQRPGLAVASRYLPAQAASEIGGDWFDVIALGGDKTALVVGDVMGSGVSAAATMGQLRTATRTLAGLDLDPVQVLQHLDHITEDLEQDTIATCVYAVYDPHGAQCRISLAGHLPPALLRLDGKHELLELPTGTPLGVGEGDFHATTLALHPGDQLVLYTDGLVERRDKPIDACLDNLLALLDDPHRSLDETCELLLHTLRHPGDHDDVALLIARVLPSVLSRTPRSEHA; from the coding sequence ATGTGTGCAGCCGAGTCCTTCCGGGGCGGTCCCGACACGGTGAGCGTCGCTCCGACCGCGTCTGGTGGCCTTCTCGATGTGCTGAGCGTGGCGGCCGTTCTCCTCGATGCCGAGGGCAGGATCGATCTCTGGAGCCCGCAGGCCGAGGACCTGTTCGGCTACAGCGCCGAGGAGGCCCTCGGCGAGTTCGCGGGCCACTTGCTGATCCATGAGGAGCACCAGGAGGCCGTGCTGAACCTGTTTGCCCACGTCATGGAAGGCGGCGGCAGCTGGGCCGGAGTCTTCCCCGTCCGCCACAAGGACGGCAGCACGCGGCTGGTGGAGTTCCGCAACATGCGGCTGCAGGACGACCAGGGGGACTACTTCGCCCTGGGGCTGGCCGCGGATCAGTCAACGCTGCGGCAGGTCGAACGGGACCTGGCGCTGTCCGCCCGACTGGTGTCCCAGTCGCCGATCGGACTGGGTGTACTGGACACCGATCTTCGGTACGTCTCGGTCAACCCGGCGGAGGAGCGGATGAACGGCGTGCCTGCCGCCGAGCATCTGGGCCGGCACGTCCATGAGGTGCTGCCCTTCTTGGACGAGTCCTTCGAAGCGACGATGCGCAAGGTCTTGGCTACTGGCACCCCGGTCTCTGACCAGTACACCGTCGGCCGCACTCCGGCCGACCCGGACAACGAGCATGCCTGGTCGATCTCTTTCCACCGGCTCGAAGCTCCCAACGGAAAGGTGCTGGGGGTGGTGACCTCCAGCGTGGACGTCACCGAGCGGCACCGTGCCGTCCAGCAGCAACGCCGCACCGTTCTCACCCTCCAGCGCAGCCTGCTGCCCCACCCGCCACCGCAACGGCCGGGGCTGGCTGTCGCCTCCCGGTACCTGCCCGCCCAGGCAGCCAGCGAGATCGGCGGCGACTGGTTCGACGTCATTGCGCTCGGCGGAGACAAGACCGCCCTCGTCGTCGGAGACGTCATGGGCAGCGGCGTCAGCGCCGCCGCCACCATGGGCCAGCTCCGCACCGCCACCCGCACCCTGGCCGGCCTCGACCTCGACCCCGTCCAGGTTCTCCAGCACCTCGACCACATCACCGAGGACCTGGAGCAGGACACCATCGCCACCTGCGTCTACGCCGTCTACGACCCGCACGGCGCGCAGTGCCGCATCTCCCTCGCCGGCCACCTGCCCCCAGCCCTCCTTCGCCTTGACGGAAAGCACGAACTGCTCGAGCTGCCCACCGGAACCCCGCTGGGCGTCGGCGAGGGCGACTTCCACGCCACCACGCTCGCCCTGCACCCGGGCGACCAGCTCGTCCTGTACACCGATGGGCTGGTCGAGAGGCGCGACAAGCCCATCGACGCATGCTTGGACAATTTGCTCGCCCTCCTGGACGACCCCCACCGCTCCCTGGACGAAACCTGCGAGCTGCTCCTGCACACCCTGCGCCACCCCGGCGACCACGACGACGTCGCGCTGCTCATCGCCCGAGTGCTGCCCTCCGTGCTCAGCCGCACGCCCCGGTCGGAACACGCGTAG
- a CDS encoding AAA family ATPase — MIVERAYAHLSSYDENAWPWSVPCVRQLLDQGLPFTAPVTFLVGENGSGKSTLVEALAEGFGLDSYGGSHDWRYASPRGKSALGERMRFDAAARGRRMVTSWSARKGFFLRAETALDALGREGFSPDSVSHGEGFLAAFRGKFLHAGLYVLDEPEAALSFSSCLELIGHIDRLTKEGGQVICATHSPLLTALPGADIIEVGEHGMRRVAWRELGVVDHWRRYLADPHAYLRHIVDP, encoded by the coding sequence GTGATTGTCGAACGCGCGTATGCCCACCTCTCCTCGTACGACGAAAACGCCTGGCCTTGGTCAGTGCCCTGCGTCCGGCAGCTGCTCGACCAAGGGCTGCCCTTCACCGCGCCGGTGACCTTTCTGGTCGGTGAGAACGGCTCGGGGAAGTCGACTTTGGTCGAGGCGCTGGCGGAGGGGTTCGGTCTGGACTCCTACGGTGGCTCCCACGACTGGCGCTACGCCTCCCCGCGTGGCAAGTCGGCGCTCGGCGAGCGGATGAGGTTCGACGCGGCCGCGCGCGGGCGCCGGATGGTAACCAGCTGGTCGGCCCGCAAGGGCTTCTTCCTGCGGGCCGAGACCGCGCTGGACGCCCTGGGCAGGGAGGGGTTCTCGCCGGACTCGGTCAGCCATGGGGAGGGCTTTCTCGCGGCGTTCCGGGGGAAGTTCCTCCACGCCGGGCTCTATGTCCTGGACGAGCCGGAGGCGGCGCTCTCGTTCTCCTCGTGCCTCGAACTGATCGGCCACATCGACCGGTTGACCAAGGAGGGCGGCCAGGTCATCTGTGCCACGCACTCCCCGCTGCTGACCGCCCTGCCGGGCGCGGACATCATCGAGGTCGGCGAGCACGGCATGCGGAGGGTCGCCTGGCGGGAGCTCGGTGTCGTGGACCACTGGCGCCGCTATCTCGCCGACCCACACGCCTATCTGCGGCACATCGTCGACCCGTAG
- a CDS encoding excinuclease ABC subunit UvrA translates to MSMATRTDTQSPALLAADSHDLIRVHGARVNNLKDVSVEIPKRRLTVFTGVSGSGKSSLVFGTIAAESQRLINETYSAFVQGFMPTLARPEVDVLDGLTTVISVDQQRMGADPRSTVGTATDANAMLRILFSRLGKPHIGPPGAYSFNTASVRASGAITVERGAKKAVKATFNRTGGMCTHCEGRGKVSDIDLTQLYDDSKSLAEGAFTIPGWKSDSQWTVGLYAQSGFLDPNKPIRRFTKQEMQDFLYGEPTKVKVNGINLTYEGLIPKIQKSFLSKDKEAMQPHIRAFVERAVTFTTCPECDGTRLSEGARSSRIGGISIADACAMEIRDLAEWVRGLNEPSVAPLLTALQGTLDSFVEIGLGYLSLERPAGTLSGGEAQRVKMIRHLGSSLTDITYVFDEPTIGLHPHDIQRMNELLLRLRDKGNTVLVVEHKPEAIAIADHVVDLGPGAGTAGGTVCFEGTVEGLRAGGTVTGRHFDDRAAVKETVRKPTGTLEIRGATAHNLRDVDVDIPLGVLTVVTGVAGSGKSSLVHGSIPAGEGVVSIDQGAIRGSRRSNPATYTGLLDPIRKAFAKANGVKPALFSANSEGACPTCNGAGVIYTDLAMMAGVATTCEECEGKRFEASVLDHLLGGRDISEVLAMSVTEAEEFFGAGEAHTPAAHRILGRLADVGLGYLSLGQPLTTLSGGERQRLKLATHMAEKGGGRSVFVLDEPTAGLHLADVEQLLGLLDRLVDSGKSVIVVEHHQAVMAHADWIIDLGPGAGHDGGKIVFEGTPASLVAARSTLTGEHLAAYVGT, encoded by the coding sequence ATGAGCATGGCCACGAGGACGGACACGCAGTCGCCTGCGCTGCTCGCTGCCGACAGCCACGATCTGATCCGCGTGCACGGCGCGCGCGTGAACAACCTCAAGGACGTCAGCGTCGAGATCCCGAAGCGCCGGCTGACGGTGTTCACCGGCGTCTCCGGCTCGGGCAAGAGCTCTCTGGTGTTCGGCACGATCGCCGCGGAGTCGCAGCGGCTGATCAACGAGACCTACAGCGCCTTCGTGCAGGGCTTCATGCCGACGCTGGCGCGGCCGGAGGTCGACGTACTCGACGGGCTGACGACGGTGATCAGCGTCGACCAGCAGCGGATGGGTGCCGACCCGCGCTCCACGGTCGGCACCGCCACCGACGCCAACGCGATGCTGCGCATCCTCTTCAGCCGACTCGGGAAGCCGCACATCGGCCCGCCCGGCGCGTACTCCTTCAACACCGCCTCGGTCCGGGCGAGCGGTGCGATCACCGTCGAGCGCGGTGCCAAGAAAGCGGTGAAGGCGACCTTCAACCGCACCGGTGGCATGTGTACGCACTGCGAAGGCCGGGGCAAGGTCTCCGACATCGACCTCACCCAGCTCTACGACGACTCCAAGTCGCTCGCCGAGGGAGCGTTCACCATCCCCGGCTGGAAGTCGGACAGCCAGTGGACGGTGGGGCTCTACGCCCAGTCGGGCTTCCTCGACCCGAACAAGCCGATCCGCAGGTTCACCAAGCAGGAGATGCAGGACTTCCTCTACGGCGAGCCGACCAAGGTGAAGGTCAACGGCATCAACCTCACCTACGAAGGGCTGATCCCCAAGATCCAGAAGTCCTTCCTGTCCAAGGACAAGGAGGCGATGCAGCCGCACATCCGGGCGTTCGTGGAGCGGGCGGTCACCTTCACCACCTGCCCCGAGTGCGACGGCACCCGGCTCAGCGAGGGGGCCCGGTCGTCGCGGATCGGCGGGATAAGCATCGCCGACGCCTGCGCGATGGAGATCAGGGACCTGGCCGAATGGGTCCGCGGACTCAACGAGCCGTCGGTGGCGCCGCTGCTCACCGCGCTGCAGGGGACCCTCGACTCGTTCGTGGAGATCGGCCTCGGCTACCTCTCGCTGGAGAGGCCGGCGGGCACGCTGTCGGGCGGCGAGGCGCAGCGCGTCAAGATGATCCGCCACCTCGGCTCCTCGCTCACCGACATCACCTACGTCTTCGACGAGCCCACCATCGGCCTGCACCCCCACGACATCCAGCGGATGAACGAGCTGCTGCTTCGGCTGCGGGACAAGGGCAACACGGTGCTCGTCGTGGAGCACAAGCCGGAGGCGATCGCGATCGCCGACCACGTCGTCGACCTCGGCCCCGGCGCCGGTACGGCGGGCGGCACCGTCTGCTTCGAGGGCACCGTCGAGGGGCTGCGGGCCGGCGGTACCGTCACAGGCCGCCATTTCGACGACCGGGCCGCCGTCAAGGAGACGGTGCGGAAGCCCACCGGCACGCTGGAGATCCGCGGCGCGACGGCGCACAACCTGCGCGACGTCGACGTCGACATCCCGCTCGGGGTGCTCACCGTGGTCACCGGGGTCGCCGGCTCCGGCAAGAGCTCGCTCGTGCACGGATCGATCCCCGCCGGCGAGGGTGTGGTGTCGATCGACCAGGGCGCGATCCGCGGCTCGCGACGGAGCAACCCGGCGACGTACACCGGACTGCTCGACCCGATCCGCAAGGCGTTCGCGAAGGCCAACGGCGTGAAGCCGGCGCTGTTCAGCGCCAACTCCGAGGGCGCCTGCCCCACCTGCAACGGCGCCGGCGTCATCTACACCGACCTGGCGATGATGGCCGGCGTCGCCACCACCTGCGAGGAGTGCGAGGGGAAGCGGTTCGAGGCATCGGTGCTGGACCACCTCCTCGGCGGGCGCGACATCAGCGAGGTGCTCGCGATGTCGGTGACCGAGGCCGAGGAGTTCTTCGGCGCCGGCGAGGCGCACACGCCGGCCGCGCACCGCATCCTCGGCCGGCTCGCCGACGTCGGGCTCGGCTACCTCAGCCTGGGCCAGCCGCTCACCACGCTGTCCGGCGGTGAGCGGCAGCGGCTCAAGCTGGCCACCCACATGGCCGAGAAGGGCGGCGGCCGGTCCGTCTTCGTACTCGACGAGCCGACCGCCGGCCTGCACCTCGCCGATGTCGAGCAGCTGCTCGGCCTGCTCGACCGGCTCGTCGACTCCGGCAAGTCGGTCATCGTCGTCGAGCACCACCAGGCGGTCATGGCGCACGCCGACTGGATCATCGACCTCGGCCCCGGCGCCGGCCACGACGGCGGCAAGATCGTCTTTGAGGGCACCCCCGCCAGCCTCGTCGCAGCCCGCTCCACCCTCACCGGCGAGCACCTCGCGGCCTACGTCGGTACCTGA
- the argC gene encoding N-acetyl-gamma-glutamyl-phosphate reductase — MAVRAAVAGASGYAGGELLRLLLAHPGVEIGALTGSSNAGQRLGGLQPHLLPLADRVLQPTTAEVLAGHDVVFLALPHGQSAAVAEQLGDEVLVVDMGADFRLKDAADWEAFYGSPHAGTWPYGLPELPGARAALVGAKRIAVPGCYPTAVSLALFPAYADGLAEPEAVITAASGTSGAGKTPKPHLLGSEVMGSMTPYGVGGGHRHTPEMIQNLSAAAGERVSVSFTPTLAPMPRGILATCSAKAKKGVTADSVRAAYEKAFQDEPFICLLPEGRWPSTASVYGSNAVHIQIAYDEAAGRIIAISAMDNLTKGTAGGAVQSMNLALGLPEDTGLSTIGVAP; from the coding sequence ATGGCGGTACGAGCAGCAGTGGCAGGAGCGAGCGGTTACGCGGGCGGGGAACTACTCCGGCTGCTCCTCGCTCACCCCGGCGTCGAGATCGGCGCCCTCACCGGCAGCTCCAACGCCGGACAGCGCCTCGGCGGCCTGCAGCCCCACCTGCTGCCGCTTGCCGACCGGGTGCTCCAGCCGACCACCGCCGAGGTGCTCGCCGGGCACGACGTCGTCTTTCTCGCCCTCCCGCACGGGCAGTCGGCCGCTGTGGCCGAGCAGCTCGGCGACGAGGTGCTCGTCGTCGACATGGGCGCAGACTTCCGGCTGAAGGACGCCGCCGACTGGGAGGCGTTCTACGGCTCGCCGCACGCCGGGACCTGGCCCTACGGCCTCCCCGAACTGCCGGGCGCTCGCGCCGCCCTGGTGGGGGCCAAGCGCATCGCGGTGCCCGGCTGCTATCCCACCGCCGTCTCGCTCGCGCTCTTCCCCGCATACGCGGACGGGCTCGCCGAGCCCGAAGCCGTCATCACCGCCGCGTCCGGCACCTCCGGCGCGGGCAAGACGCCCAAGCCGCATCTGCTCGGCTCCGAGGTCATGGGCTCCATGACCCCGTACGGCGTCGGCGGCGGCCACCGGCACACCCCCGAGATGATCCAGAACCTCAGCGCGGCTGCGGGGGAGCGGGTCAGCGTCTCCTTCACGCCGACCCTCGCGCCGATGCCCCGGGGCATCCTCGCCACGTGCAGCGCGAAGGCGAAAAAGGGCGTGACGGCCGATTCCGTACGGGCCGCGTACGAAAAGGCCTTCCAGGACGAGCCGTTCATCTGCCTGCTGCCCGAGGGACGGTGGCCCTCCACCGCGTCCGTGTACGGATCCAACGCCGTCCACATCCAGATCGCGTACGACGAGGCAGCCGGCCGCATCATCGCGATCAGCGCCATGGACAACCTGACCAAGGGCACCGCAGGCGGCGCGGTGCAGAGCATGAACCTCGCCCTCGGGCTCCCCGAGGACACCGGACTTTCCACGATTGGAGTCGCTCCGTGA
- the argJ gene encoding bifunctional glutamate N-acetyltransferase/amino-acid acetyltransferase ArgJ: protein MSVTAAKGFSAAGIAAGIKENGNPDLALVVNNGPRRAAAGVFTSNRVKAAPVLWSEQVLRGGEVTAVVLNSGGANACTGPKGFQDTHATAEKAAEVLVGHSAGEVAVASTGLIGVLLPMDKLLPGIEQAAAELSPHGGEKAAIAIKTTDSVHKTAVVEGEGWTVGGMAKGAGMLAPGLATMLVVLTTDADLEAATLDKALRDATRLTFDRIDSDGCMSTNDTVLLLASGASEITPRYEEFAEAVKSVCDDLARQLIGDAEGASKDIRIEVINAATEDDAVEVGRSIARNNLLKCAIHGEDPNWGRVLSAIGTTKAVFEPDRLNVAINDVWVCKNGGVGEDRELVDMRYREVKITADLAAGSESAVIWANDLTADYVHENSAYSS from the coding sequence GTGAGCGTCACGGCAGCCAAGGGATTCTCGGCGGCGGGCATCGCCGCCGGGATCAAGGAGAACGGCAATCCGGACCTGGCCCTCGTGGTCAACAACGGTCCGCGCCGCGCCGCCGCAGGCGTCTTCACCTCCAACCGTGTCAAGGCCGCCCCCGTCCTCTGGTCCGAGCAGGTCCTGCGCGGCGGCGAAGTCACCGCCGTCGTCCTCAACTCCGGTGGCGCCAACGCCTGTACGGGCCCCAAGGGCTTCCAGGACACCCACGCCACCGCCGAGAAGGCCGCCGAGGTCCTTGTCGGCCACAGCGCCGGCGAGGTCGCCGTCGCGTCGACCGGGCTCATCGGCGTACTGCTGCCCATGGACAAGCTGCTGCCCGGCATCGAGCAGGCCGCCGCTGAACTCTCCCCGCACGGCGGCGAGAAGGCCGCCATCGCCATCAAGACCACCGACTCCGTGCACAAGACCGCCGTCGTCGAGGGCGAGGGCTGGACCGTCGGCGGGATGGCCAAGGGCGCGGGCATGCTCGCCCCCGGCCTCGCCACCATGCTCGTCGTCCTCACCACCGACGCCGACCTGGAAGCCGCGACCCTCGACAAGGCCCTGCGCGACGCCACCCGGCTGACCTTCGACCGCATCGACTCCGACGGCTGCATGTCCACCAACGACACCGTGCTGCTGCTCGCCTCCGGAGCCAGCGAGATCACGCCCCGGTACGAGGAGTTCGCCGAGGCCGTCAAGAGCGTCTGTGACGACCTCGCCCGTCAGCTGATCGGCGACGCCGAGGGCGCCTCCAAGGACATCCGCATCGAGGTGATCAACGCCGCGACCGAGGACGACGCCGTCGAGGTGGGCCGTTCCATCGCCCGTAACAACCTCCTCAAGTGCGCCATCCACGGCGAGGACCCCAACTGGGGCCGGGTGCTGTCCGCCATCGGCACCACGAAGGCCGTCTTCGAGCCCGACCGGCTCAACGTCGCCATCAACGACGTATGGGTCTGCAAGAACGGCGGCGTAGGTGAGGACCGTGAGCTCGTCGACATGCGCTACCGCGAGGTGAAGATCACCGCCGACCTCGCCGCCGGGTCCGAGTCCGCCGTCATCTGGGCCAACGACCTCACCGCCGACTACGTCCACGAGAACAGCGCGTACTCCTCCTGA
- a CDS encoding VOC family protein, with protein sequence MNIKLAQCFIAVDDHDKALAFYRNVLGLEVRNDVAFEGMRWVTVGSPAQPDVEIVLEPPLANPNASPADKQAMAELLAKGMLRGVIFSTDDCDATFERIQAAGGEVLQEPMDQPYGVRDCAFRDPAGNMLRFNQPRKR encoded by the coding sequence ATGAACATCAAGCTCGCACAGTGCTTCATCGCAGTCGACGACCATGACAAGGCGCTCGCCTTCTACCGCAACGTCCTCGGCCTGGAGGTACGCAACGACGTCGCGTTCGAGGGGATGCGCTGGGTGACCGTCGGCTCACCCGCGCAGCCGGACGTGGAAATCGTCCTCGAACCGCCGCTCGCCAACCCCAACGCCTCGCCGGCCGACAAGCAGGCGATGGCGGAACTGCTGGCCAAGGGCATGCTGCGCGGCGTGATCTTCTCCACCGACGACTGCGACGCCACCTTCGAACGCATCCAGGCCGCCGGCGGGGAGGTGTTGCAAGAACCGATGGACCAGCCGTACGGCGTCCGCGACTGCGCCTTCCGCGACCCGGCCGGCAACATGCTCCGCTTCAATCAGCCCCGCAAGCGGTAA
- the argB gene encoding acetylglutamate kinase, whose product MSTRKHTALPKAQILIEALPWLTRHNGKTVVIKFGGNAMIDEDLKAAFAQDVVFLRQAGLKPVVVHGGGPQISAQLDKQGLVSEFKAGLRVTTPEAMDVVRMVLAGQVQRELVGLLNQHGPLAVGMTGEDAHTITATKHQPQIDGELVDIGRVGEITKIDPGAIEALLDDGRIPVISSIARSADDHHVYNVNADTAAAALAAALGAETLMVLTDVEGLYEDWPSSDEVISRLTASQLEKLLPDLSSGMVPKMEGCLFAVRNGVNTARVLDGRVPHSILLEIFTDEGIGTMVVPDGQGES is encoded by the coding sequence ATGAGCACTCGTAAGCACACCGCACTGCCCAAAGCCCAGATCCTCATCGAGGCGCTGCCCTGGCTGACCCGGCACAACGGCAAGACCGTCGTCATCAAATTCGGCGGCAACGCCATGATCGACGAGGACCTCAAGGCGGCCTTCGCCCAGGACGTCGTCTTCCTGCGCCAGGCCGGGCTCAAGCCGGTCGTCGTGCACGGCGGCGGCCCGCAGATCAGCGCCCAGCTCGACAAGCAGGGCCTGGTCAGCGAGTTCAAGGCGGGCCTGCGGGTCACCACGCCCGAAGCCATGGACGTCGTACGGATGGTGCTGGCCGGCCAGGTCCAGCGCGAGCTCGTCGGGCTGCTCAACCAGCACGGCCCGCTCGCCGTCGGCATGACCGGCGAGGACGCCCACACCATCACCGCCACCAAGCATCAGCCGCAGATCGACGGCGAACTGGTCGACATCGGCCGGGTCGGCGAGATCACCAAGATCGACCCGGGTGCCATCGAGGCGCTGCTGGACGACGGCCGTATCCCGGTCATCTCCTCCATCGCCCGCTCCGCCGACGACCACCACGTCTACAACGTCAACGCCGACACCGCCGCTGCCGCGCTCGCCGCCGCGCTCGGCGCCGAGACGCTGATGGTGCTCACCGATGTGGAGGGGCTCTACGAGGACTGGCCGAGCAGCGACGAGGTGATCAGCAGGCTCACCGCGAGCCAGCTGGAGAAGCTGCTGCCCGACCTCTCCAGCGGCATGGTCCCCAAGATGGAGGGGTGCCTGTTCGCCGTACGCAACGGGGTCAACACCGCCCGCGTGCTCGACGGCCGCGTCCCGCACTCGATCCTGCTGGAGATCTTCACCGACGAGGGCATCGGCACGATGGTCGTGCCCGACGGACAGGGGGAATCATGA
- a CDS encoding YdeI/OmpD-associated family protein, translating into MDELDGVEIIAFPDAEAFESWLAKKAFEALDKTGRYLVILPLIQALTPETRQVRLDKALQMLVNGEIPG; encoded by the coding sequence ATGGATGAGCTCGACGGAGTGGAGATCATCGCCTTCCCGGACGCCGAGGCGTTCGAGAGCTGGCTGGCCAAGAAGGCGTTCGAGGCGCTCGACAAGACCGGACGCTACCTGGTGATCCTGCCGTTGATTCAGGCGCTCACGCCGGAGACCAGGCAGGTTCGGCTCGACAAAGCCCTGCAAATGCTGGTGAATGGCGAAATACCGGGCTAA